A stretch of Pseudomonas sp. LS.1a DNA encodes these proteins:
- a CDS encoding methyl-accepting chemotaxis protein — translation MLANLKIRTGMFWVLSLFSLTLLFSTVSAWRAAVGSDQQITELDQTAHQSDRLNNALLMAIRASANVSSGFIEQLGGHEESANKRMALSVELNDKSQKLVDEFVENAREPVLHALATALQATYGEYAKAVAGQREATRQRSLEQYFKVNTDAGNAMGRLQALRQQLVGALSERGQQIMLESDRRLARAQLLSLALLGVTLLLAALCWAFIAQRVLHPLREAGRHFQRIAGGDLSVPVQGQGSNEIGQLFHELERMQQSQRDTLVQISSCAGQLDAAATALNAVTEESANNLRQQGQELEQAATAVTEMTTAVEEVARNAITTSQTTSESNQLAAQSRRQVSDNIDGTEAMTREIQASSAHLEQLVGQVRDIGKVLEVIRSVSEQTNLLALNAAIEAARAGEAGRGFAVVADEVRTLAYRTQQSTQEIEQMIGRVQAGTEAAVASMQTSTSRAQSTLDVTLASGQVLEGIYSAIGEINERNLVIASAAEEQAQVAREVDRNLLNIRELSTSSAAGAQQTSEASKALSRLVGEMTALVGRFRV, via the coding sequence ATGCTTGCCAACCTGAAGATCCGCACCGGAATGTTCTGGGTGTTGTCGCTGTTCAGTCTGACCCTGCTGTTTTCCACCGTCAGTGCCTGGCGTGCAGCGGTGGGTAGCGACCAGCAGATCACCGAACTGGACCAGACCGCGCACCAGTCGGACCGGTTGAACAATGCGTTGCTGATGGCGATTCGCGCCAGCGCCAATGTGTCCTCGGGCTTCATCGAGCAACTGGGTGGCCATGAGGAAAGTGCCAACAAGCGCATGGCGCTGTCGGTCGAGCTGAACGACAAGAGCCAGAAGCTGGTGGACGAGTTTGTCGAAAACGCCCGCGAGCCTGTACTGCACGCACTGGCAACCGCGCTGCAGGCCACCTATGGCGAGTACGCCAAGGCAGTCGCCGGGCAGCGTGAGGCAACCCGTCAACGTTCGCTTGAGCAGTATTTCAAGGTCAACACCGACGCCGGCAACGCCATGGGCCGGTTGCAGGCGCTGCGCCAGCAACTGGTCGGCGCGTTGAGTGAGCGCGGCCAGCAGATCATGCTGGAATCCGACCGGCGCCTGGCGCGCGCGCAGCTGCTGAGCCTGGCGCTGCTGGGCGTGACGCTGTTACTGGCGGCGCTGTGCTGGGCCTTTATTGCCCAGCGCGTGCTGCACCCGCTGCGCGAAGCCGGTCGGCACTTCCAGCGCATTGCCGGCGGCGACCTGAGCGTGCCGGTGCAGGGGCAGGGCAGCAACGAGATCGGCCAGCTGTTCCATGAGCTTGAGCGCATGCAGCAGAGCCAGCGCGACACCCTGGTGCAGATCAGCAGCTGTGCCGGGCAACTGGATGCAGCCGCCACGGCGCTGAATGCGGTCACCGAGGAAAGCGCCAACAACCTGCGCCAGCAGGGCCAGGAACTGGAGCAGGCCGCCACCGCTGTCACCGAGATGACCACAGCCGTGGAGGAGGTTGCGCGCAACGCCATCACCACCTCGCAGACCACCAGCGAATCCAACCAGCTGGCAGCGCAAAGCCGCCGGCAAGTCAGCGACAACATCGACGGCACCGAGGCCATGACGCGTGAGATCCAGGCCAGCAGCGCGCATCTGGAGCAACTGGTCGGGCAGGTGCGGGATATCGGCAAGGTGCTGGAGGTGATTCGCTCGGTGTCCGAGCAAACCAACCTGCTGGCGCTCAATGCCGCCATCGAGGCAGCCCGCGCGGGCGAGGCCGGGCGCGGCTTTGCGGTGGTGGCGGATGAGGTGCGTACGCTGGCCTACCGCACGCAACAGTCGACCCAGGAAATCGAGCAGATGATCGGGCGTGTGCAGGCGGGCACCGAAGCGGCCGTGGCCTCGATGCAGACCAGTACCAGCCGCGCCCAGTCGACGCTGGACGTGACCCTGGCCTCGGGGCAGGTGCTGGAGGGGATCTACAGTGCGATCGGCGAGATCAACGAGCGTAACCTGGTGATTGCCAGCGCAGCCGAAGAGCAGGCCCAGGTGGCGCGAGAGGTGGACCGCAACCTGCTGAACATTCGCGAGCTGTCGACATCCTCGGCAGCGGGGGCGCAGCAGACCAGTGAGGCGAGCAAGGCGTTGTCGCGGTTGGTGGGGGAGATGACGGCGTTGGTGGGGCGGTTCAGGGTTTGA
- a CDS encoding potassium transporter Kup codes for MLVAAVGVVYGDIGTSPLYTLKEVFAGHYGVQANTAGVLGVLSLVFWSLLWVVSLKYVLFILRADNQGEGGIMALTALAHRAAAPYQRLGRILVLLGLFGAALFYGDSMITPAISVLSAVEGLQLAFDGIEHWVVPLSVVVLVALFLIQKHGTARIGILFGPIMVLWFIVLGALGLHGIVQRPEVLQALNPLWAVKFFLLHPGMGVAILGAVVLALTGAEALYADMGHFGRKPIARAWFMLVLPGLVLNYFGQGALILGDPQAVRNPFYLLAPEWALLPMVGLATLATIIASQAVISGAFSLTHQAIQLGYIPRMFIQHTSSEEQGQIYIGMVNWALMVGVVLLVVGFESSGALAAAYGVAVTGTMLITTLLASAVVLLLWKAPRWLAVPMLLAFLLVDSLYFAANAPKILQGGAFPVIAGLALFVLMTTWKRGRRIIVERLDESSLPLDLFINSLKAQPPHRVGGTAVFLSARPEAVPHALLHNLLHNQVLHEQVVLLTVVFEDEPRVSAGKRFEIEAFGDGFFRVNLHFGFMEEPDVPLALSRCQRADLEFGPMRTTYFLSRETVIAGKQMGMARWREHLFAFLLKNANSNLKYFQLPLNRVIELGTQVEI; via the coding sequence ATGCTCGTCGCCGCTGTCGGCGTGGTGTATGGCGACATCGGCACCAGCCCGCTGTACACCCTCAAGGAAGTGTTCGCCGGGCACTACGGCGTGCAGGCCAATACCGCCGGTGTACTGGGCGTGCTGTCCCTGGTGTTCTGGTCGTTGCTGTGGGTGGTGTCGCTGAAGTACGTACTGTTCATCCTGCGTGCCGACAACCAGGGCGAGGGTGGCATCATGGCCCTGACCGCCTTGGCGCATCGGGCGGCGGCGCCCTACCAGCGGCTGGGCAGGATACTGGTGCTGCTCGGCCTGTTCGGCGCCGCGCTGTTCTACGGCGACAGCATGATCACGCCGGCGATTTCCGTGCTATCGGCCGTCGAGGGGCTGCAACTGGCCTTCGACGGTATCGAACACTGGGTGGTGCCGCTGTCGGTGGTGGTGCTGGTGGCGCTGTTCCTGATCCAGAAGCACGGCACCGCGCGCATCGGCATCCTCTTCGGGCCGATCATGGTGCTGTGGTTCATCGTGCTGGGTGCACTGGGCCTGCACGGCATCGTCCAGCGCCCGGAAGTGCTGCAGGCGCTCAATCCGCTCTGGGCGGTGAAGTTCTTCCTGCTGCACCCGGGCATGGGGGTGGCGATTCTGGGCGCGGTGGTGCTGGCCCTGACCGGCGCCGAAGCACTCTACGCCGATATGGGGCACTTCGGCCGCAAACCCATTGCCCGGGCCTGGTTCATGCTGGTGCTGCCCGGCCTGGTGCTGAACTACTTCGGCCAGGGCGCCTTGATCCTCGGCGACCCGCAGGCAGTGCGCAACCCGTTTTATCTGCTGGCGCCCGAATGGGCCCTGCTGCCCATGGTCGGGCTGGCCACCCTGGCCACCATCATCGCGTCCCAGGCCGTGATCTCCGGTGCGTTCTCGCTGACGCACCAGGCCATCCAGCTGGGGTACATACCGCGCATGTTCATCCAGCACACCTCCAGTGAGGAGCAGGGGCAGATCTACATCGGCATGGTGAACTGGGCGCTGATGGTCGGCGTGGTGCTGCTGGTGGTCGGCTTCGAGTCGTCCGGGGCGCTTGCGGCAGCCTATGGTGTAGCCGTGACCGGGACCATGCTGATCACCACGCTGCTGGCCTCGGCAGTGGTGCTGTTGTTGTGGAAGGCACCACGCTGGCTGGCAGTGCCGATGCTGCTGGCGTTCCTGCTGGTCGACAGCCTGTATTTTGCCGCCAATGCGCCGAAGATCCTCCAGGGCGGTGCATTTCCGGTGATTGCGGGCCTGGCGCTGTTCGTCCTGATGACCACCTGGAAGCGCGGACGAAGGATCATCGTCGAGCGACTGGACGAGAGTTCGCTGCCGCTGGACCTGTTCATCAACAGCCTCAAGGCCCAGCCGCCTCACCGCGTGGGCGGTACTGCGGTGTTCCTGTCCGCCAGGCCCGAGGCGGTGCCTCACGCCTTGCTGCACAACCTGCTGCATAACCAGGTACTGCATGAGCAGGTGGTGCTGTTGACCGTCGTGTTCGAGGATGAGCCACGAGTCAGCGCTGGCAAGCGCTTTGAGATCGAGGCGTTTGGTGACGGTTTCTTCCGCGTGAACCTGCATTTCGGTTTCATGGAGGAACCCGACGTGCCGTTGGCGTTAAGCCGCTGCCAGCGTGCGGACCTGGAGTTCGGCCCCATGCGCACAACCTATTTTCTCAGCCGGGAGACGGTCATTGCAGGCAAGCAGATGGGCATGGCCCGCTGGCGGGAGCACCTGTTTGCCTTCCTGCTGAAGAATGCCAACAGCAACCTCAAATACTTCCAGCTGCCGCTGAACCGGGTGATCGAGCTTGGCACTCAGGTCGAGATCTGA
- a CDS encoding MFS transporter, giving the protein MPSASQAPRGRPEHDQQSVSQQWLAILSVAVGAFALVTSEFLPVGVLNDVASDLGISAGHAGLMVTLPGIMAALAAPLLSVGIGALDRRYLLIGLTLIMIIANAVVAYASDFSLLLFGRVLLGVSIGGFWATAIALSGRLAPKGVGVAQATSIIMVGVTLATVLGVPVGTWLSGLMGWRMTFLVTALLGVPVLLAQILLLPRLNPDKAIRISDLPALFINPQARVGLIAVLLIGLAHFAAYTYVAPFFKQSSGFDGPTIGSLLLLYGVAGVFGNIFAGFAANRSVRHTLLLVALMIGTSTALFPHFATGMTGAAMLIGLWGFAFGAFPACASIWMFVVAPKDVERGMPLFVAMFQVIIALGSFFGGRIVDQLGSSVLLSLATALVGCGFATVLVLGRNVSNSLAAQSA; this is encoded by the coding sequence ATGCCAAGTGCCAGTCAGGCCCCTCGCGGCCGCCCCGAACATGATCAACAGAGTGTCAGCCAACAGTGGCTGGCCATTCTCTCCGTCGCCGTCGGTGCCTTCGCCCTGGTGACCAGCGAGTTTCTGCCGGTGGGCGTACTCAACGATGTCGCCAGCGACCTCGGCATAAGTGCAGGCCACGCCGGCCTGATGGTTACCCTGCCCGGCATCATGGCCGCCCTCGCCGCCCCATTGCTGTCGGTGGGCATTGGCGCCCTGGACCGTCGCTACCTGCTGATCGGCTTGACGCTGATCATGATCATCGCCAACGCGGTGGTGGCCTACGCCAGTGACTTCAGCCTGCTGCTGTTCGGCCGCGTACTGCTGGGCGTGAGTATCGGCGGTTTCTGGGCCACGGCCATTGCCCTCAGCGGCCGCCTGGCGCCCAAGGGCGTGGGCGTAGCCCAGGCTACCTCGATCATCATGGTCGGTGTAACCCTGGCCACCGTGCTGGGCGTGCCGGTAGGCACCTGGTTGAGTGGCCTGATGGGCTGGCGCATGACCTTCCTGGTAACCGCGCTACTGGGCGTACCGGTGCTGCTGGCGCAGATCCTGTTGCTACCGCGGCTCAACCCGGACAAGGCCATTCGCATCAGCGACCTGCCGGCCCTGTTCATCAACCCACAAGCGCGGGTTGGCCTGATCGCCGTGTTGCTGATCGGCCTGGCGCACTTTGCCGCTTACACCTATGTCGCCCCGTTCTTCAAACAAAGCTCCGGCTTCGATGGGCCGACCATTGGCTCGTTGCTGCTGCTCTATGGTGTGGCCGGGGTATTCGGCAACATCTTCGCCGGTTTCGCCGCCAACCGCAGCGTACGTCACACTCTGCTGCTGGTCGCACTGATGATCGGCACCAGCACCGCCCTGTTCCCCCACTTCGCCACCGGCATGACCGGTGCCGCAATGTTGATCGGGTTGTGGGGCTTCGCCTTCGGTGCGTTCCCGGCCTGCGCCAGTATCTGGATGTTCGTCGTCGCGCCCAAGGATGTCGAACGTGGCATGCCGCTGTTCGTCGCCATGTTCCAGGTGATCATTGCGCTGGGTTCGTTCTTCGGCGGGCGGATCGTCGACCAGTTGGGCAGCTCGGTACTGTTGAGTCTGGCCACGGCCCTGGTGGGCTGCGGTTTCGCTACGGTGCTGGTGCTGGGGCGCAACGTCAGCAACAGCCTGGCGGCACAATCTGCCTGA
- a CDS encoding universal stress protein — MSPLNHVLVATDLSTSARNAAERAAHLCKAQQASLDLLYVANPAPFERLKQLVAPDDDLLKRVLDTAGEKIRALAAMLFQRYDIAAGVQVAHGSVTTEITRVVQDKRNDLLVCGAKGQSVARRLLLGSTVQKMLNHMPCPLLVVKQAPRDAYRTLLVAVDFSSSSLRAIKLAKAIAPQAEIILLHVYEAPFEGSMRFANIDHDTLMHYRNVIRKDAVKQLAVLSEIAGVADARQIVVHGDPGWQIAEQEQALECDLIVVGKQGESALEELLIGSVTKHVLNESQCDVLVSP, encoded by the coding sequence ATGAGCCCGCTGAACCACGTACTGGTAGCCACCGACCTGTCCACCTCTGCCCGCAACGCGGCAGAGCGCGCTGCGCACTTGTGCAAGGCGCAACAAGCATCACTGGACCTGCTATACGTTGCCAACCCGGCCCCCTTCGAGCGCCTGAAGCAACTGGTGGCACCTGATGACGATCTGCTGAAGCGTGTACTGGATACCGCTGGTGAAAAAATTCGCGCACTGGCTGCAATGCTGTTCCAGCGCTACGACATCGCCGCTGGCGTGCAAGTCGCGCACGGCTCGGTGACCACGGAGATCACCCGCGTGGTGCAGGATAAACGCAACGACCTGCTGGTGTGTGGGGCAAAGGGCCAGAGCGTGGCGAGGCGCCTGCTGCTGGGCTCCACTGTGCAGAAAATGCTGAACCACATGCCCTGCCCTTTGCTGGTGGTCAAGCAGGCACCTCGCGATGCGTACCGCACCTTGCTGGTTGCAGTTGATTTTTCGTCTTCGTCACTGCGCGCCATCAAACTGGCAAAAGCCATTGCCCCACAGGCCGAGATCATTTTGCTGCATGTGTACGAGGCGCCGTTCGAAGGCAGCATGCGCTTCGCCAACATCGATCACGACACCCTGATGCACTATCGCAATGTCATCCGCAAAGATGCGGTGAAACAACTCGCAGTCTTGAGCGAAATCGCCGGAGTGGCCGATGCTCGGCAAATCGTGGTGCACGGTGACCCTGGCTGGCAGATTGCCGAGCAGGAACAAGCGCTGGAATGCGACCTGATCGTGGTCGGCAAGCAAGGGGAAAGTGCGCTTGAAGAGCTGCTGATTGGCAGCGTCACCAAGCATGTGCTGAACGAGTCCCAGTGCGATGTGCTGGTGTCGCCATAG
- a CDS encoding LysR family transcriptional regulator: protein MTPSLNSIMSRLHARHLRLLIELDEHRSLLGAASSVGLTQPGASKALQEIETTFGTVLFNRTNRGLEPTAAGHCAIRYARVVQTDISNLRHDLDAILRGVGGRLAVGAIMGAVPLLMRAVSQLASIQPQMSFEIIEDTSQSLLAQIESGRLDVALCRTSVSNTPQLFSSRFVQDETLAVIANIDHPLKHAQNLNLADLAESRWIVYRANMPMRVQLEREFHDAGLRFPLHLVETTSILATLSLLQNSPDFVALVSIDVARQCAMNQQVRILPLTMGSVSDPYELVTRKGSQATPAMDKLAELLLSHGAHHNDS, encoded by the coding sequence ATGACCCCATCACTCAACTCGATCATGTCCAGGCTCCACGCTCGCCACCTGCGCCTGCTCATCGAGCTGGACGAGCACCGCTCGCTGCTCGGTGCGGCAAGCAGTGTCGGGCTTACCCAGCCCGGGGCGAGCAAGGCCTTGCAGGAAATCGAAACCACCTTCGGCACGGTGCTGTTCAACCGCACCAATCGCGGGCTGGAGCCCACGGCTGCCGGGCACTGCGCTATCCGCTACGCACGCGTGGTGCAAACGGACATTTCAAACCTGCGGCATGACCTGGATGCCATCCTGCGCGGGGTCGGCGGCCGGCTGGCGGTGGGGGCAATCATGGGCGCCGTGCCATTGCTGATGAGGGCGGTGTCGCAGCTGGCCAGCATCCAGCCGCAGATGTCGTTCGAAATCATTGAAGACACCAGCCAGTCGCTGCTGGCACAGATCGAAAGCGGTCGCCTGGACGTCGCCTTGTGCCGCACCAGCGTGAGCAATACCCCTCAGCTGTTTTCCAGCCGGTTTGTCCAGGACGAGACGCTGGCGGTCATTGCCAATATCGACCACCCGCTCAAGCACGCGCAAAACCTGAACCTTGCAGACCTGGCGGAGAGCCGCTGGATCGTGTACCGGGCCAACATGCCGATGCGGGTACAGCTCGAGCGCGAATTCCACGATGCCGGGCTGCGCTTCCCGCTGCACCTGGTGGAGACCACCTCGATCCTGGCGACCTTGTCGCTGCTGCAGAACAGCCCCGACTTCGTGGCACTGGTGTCGATCGACGTGGCTCGGCAATGTGCGATGAACCAACAGGTCCGCATTCTGCCCCTGACCATGGGTTCGGTCAGCGACCCGTATGAGCTGGTCACCCGCAAGGGCAGCCAGGCGACACCGGCCATGGACAAGCTCGCCGAACTGCTGCTGTCGCATGGCGCACACCACAACGACAGCTGA
- a CDS encoding iron-containing alcohol dehydrogenase, protein MSLINYITQIQFDVGAIVHLPAECERVGITRPLIVTDRGVRAAGIVDVALSTFSGSSAQWPIYDGTPPNPNENAVREAVAMFQECGCDGIIAIGGGSAIDLAKGVAVCARHDGPLKSFAVIEGGLARITPATAPVIAVPTTAGTGSEVGRGAILILDDGRKVGVISPHVVPKAAICDPALTLGLPAQLTAATGMDAIAHCLETFMAPAFNPPADGIALDGLWRAWRFIETATREPGNLDGRINMMSASLQGALAFQKGLGCVHSLSHALGGINPRLHHGTLNAIFLPAVITFNRKAETVLNEHKMQRIALAMGLADEGRIEDAIRQMTRALGLPTGLRELGVSEELFPRIIQGALADHSHRTNPREASAEDYQWLLEASL, encoded by the coding sequence ATGTCCCTGATCAACTACATCACTCAGATCCAGTTCGATGTCGGCGCCATTGTGCATCTGCCTGCCGAGTGCGAGCGCGTTGGTATAACCAGGCCTTTGATCGTGACCGACCGTGGCGTGCGTGCCGCCGGTATCGTCGATGTGGCCTTGAGCACGTTCAGCGGCAGCAGCGCGCAATGGCCGATCTATGACGGCACGCCGCCCAACCCGAACGAGAACGCCGTGCGTGAAGCGGTGGCCATGTTCCAGGAGTGTGGCTGTGACGGGATCATCGCCATTGGTGGGGGCTCGGCGATCGACCTGGCCAAAGGTGTGGCCGTGTGTGCCAGGCACGACGGTCCATTGAAAAGCTTTGCGGTGATCGAGGGCGGCCTGGCCCGCATCACACCGGCAACCGCACCGGTGATCGCCGTACCGACCACGGCGGGCACCGGCAGCGAGGTAGGGCGGGGTGCCATCCTGATTCTCGACGACGGGCGCAAGGTGGGTGTCATCTCGCCCCATGTGGTGCCCAAGGCCGCCATCTGCGACCCGGCGCTGACCCTTGGCCTGCCCGCGCAACTCACCGCCGCCACCGGCATGGACGCCATTGCCCATTGCCTGGAAACCTTCATGGCACCTGCGTTCAACCCGCCCGCCGATGGCATTGCCCTGGATGGCCTGTGGCGTGCCTGGCGCTTCATCGAAACCGCCACCCGCGAGCCCGGCAACCTGGATGGCCGCATCAACATGATGAGTGCTTCGCTGCAAGGCGCCCTGGCATTCCAGAAGGGCCTGGGCTGCGTGCACAGCCTCAGCCACGCGCTGGGCGGTATCAACCCACGGCTGCACCATGGCACCCTCAACGCGATCTTCCTGCCCGCCGTCATCACCTTCAACCGCAAGGCCGAGACGGTGTTGAACGAGCACAAGATGCAGCGCATTGCCCTGGCGATGGGGCTGGCTGACGAAGGCCGGATCGAAGACGCCATCCGCCAGATGACTCGCGCGCTGGGCCTGCCGACCGGCCTGCGCGAGCTGGGCGTCAGCGAAGAGCTGTTCCCGCGCATCATCCAGGGCGCGCTGGCCGATCACAGCCACCGCACCAACCCACGTGAGGCATCTGCCGAAGACTACCAGTGGCTGCTTGAGGCATCCCTGTAA
- a CDS encoding MFS transporter, whose protein sequence is MTTKYAQAELGREPEATASSNPLRKYQVITVSLLLVIGIINYVDRSALSIANTSIQRDMAITPSQMGILLSAFSLAYAFSQLPLGMIIDRLGSKISLGAALLGWSVAQTATGLINSFSAFIGLRVVLGIGEAPMFPSAAKALAEWFAAEKRGTPTGIVLSSTCIGPCIAPPLLTLLMVTWGWRGMFIVTGVFGILVAACWFAFYKSKERYLAELPAEERERLLAAQAQKQAVATARPSMKAQLAAWAELFRHKSTWGAVLGFMGVIYMLWLHLTWLPGYFEREHGLSLYKTAWVVSLAYVFGALGTIVAGRVCDRLVRNGASVLGSRKRVVVSALFAAAAFTVPLSFGSGFMLSVALLCCALFSVNMASSTAWMIANTVVDSRRVASFGSIQNFGGYLAGSVAPIVTGFSIQQTGSFASAFLISAAVAAVAAMAYVLLLKQPVSADR, encoded by the coding sequence ATGACTACCAAATATGCGCAAGCCGAGCTTGGCCGCGAGCCTGAAGCGACCGCGAGCTCGAACCCGCTCAGGAAGTACCAGGTCATCACCGTCAGCCTGCTGCTGGTGATCGGCATCATCAACTACGTCGACCGCAGCGCGCTGTCGATCGCCAACACTTCGATCCAGCGAGACATGGCGATCACGCCGTCGCAGATGGGCATTCTGTTGTCGGCGTTTTCCCTGGCCTATGCCTTTTCCCAGTTGCCGCTGGGCATGATCATCGACCGGCTGGGCAGCAAGATCTCGCTGGGGGCGGCGCTTCTGGGCTGGTCGGTGGCGCAGACAGCCACCGGCCTGATCAACAGTTTTTCCGCGTTCATCGGGCTGAGGGTGGTGCTGGGGATTGGCGAGGCACCGATGTTCCCGTCGGCGGCCAAAGCGCTGGCGGAGTGGTTCGCGGCCGAGAAACGCGGCACGCCGACCGGCATCGTGCTGTCATCGACCTGCATCGGGCCGTGCATTGCGCCGCCGCTGCTGACGCTGCTGATGGTCACCTGGGGCTGGCGAGGCATGTTCATCGTCACTGGGGTGTTCGGCATTCTGGTCGCCGCGTGCTGGTTTGCCTTCTATAAAAGCAAGGAACGTTACCTGGCCGAGTTGCCTGCCGAGGAGCGTGAGCGCCTGCTGGCGGCCCAGGCGCAAAAACAGGCGGTGGCAACGGCCAGGCCGAGCATGAAGGCACAACTGGCGGCATGGGCCGAGCTGTTCCGGCACAAGAGCACCTGGGGCGCTGTACTGGGCTTCATGGGGGTGATCTACATGCTGTGGCTGCACCTGACCTGGTTGCCGGGCTACTTCGAACGTGAGCACGGGTTGAGCTTGTACAAGACGGCCTGGGTGGTGTCCCTGGCCTACGTTTTTGGCGCCCTTGGCACCATTGTCGCGGGCCGTGTGTGCGACCGCCTGGTGAGGAACGGCGCCAGCGTGCTGGGTAGTCGCAAGCGGGTAGTGGTGAGTGCACTGTTCGCGGCGGCGGCTTTCACCGTGCCGCTATCGTTCGGCAGCGGCTTCATGCTCAGCGTGGCCCTGCTGTGCTGCGCGTTGTTCAGCGTGAACATGGCCAGTTCCACCGCCTGGATGATTGCCAACACCGTCGTGGATAGCCGGCGTGTAGCCTCGTTTGGCTCCATCCAGAACTTCGGCGGTTACCTTGCGGGTTCGGTGGCACCGATCGTGACGGGGTTCAGCATTCAGCAGACCGGGTCGTTTGCTTCGGCGTTCCTGATCAGTGCGGCGGTCGCGGCGGTGGCGGCGATGGCCTATGTGTTGCTGCTGAAGCAGCCAGTGTCTGCTGACAGGTAA
- a CDS encoding helix-turn-helix domain-containing protein, with the protein MSHHPFHRKSPAPSTSAGQQLRHLRQQAGLSQLELSLLAGLSQRHLSCVETGRANASPGTLHALLSALGAPLEHCNEVFVAAGYAPRYAASPLDAPELALVHAAIEHILQANNPAPAIVIDSNWNVIAANASTGLLLAMAGIAAQAASGLNLLETLLQPGGLGDHLANAAEIRAVAWQRASREAAGNPALARRLRDLPAPRNPTQATSATPVLLTRVNTPDGELRFLSTFTTFGMPLDITVESLRIEHLIPADPLTRQRMLAAFEQGHSPSRPHR; encoded by the coding sequence ATGAGTCATCATCCATTCCATCGCAAAAGCCCCGCACCGAGCACATCGGCGGGCCAGCAACTGCGCCACCTGCGCCAGCAGGCCGGGCTCAGCCAGCTTGAACTTTCGCTGCTGGCCGGGCTATCACAGCGTCATCTGAGCTGCGTGGAGACAGGGCGCGCCAACGCCAGCCCCGGCACACTGCATGCCCTGCTTTCGGCCCTTGGCGCCCCACTGGAGCACTGCAACGAAGTGTTCGTCGCGGCCGGGTACGCCCCCCGCTACGCAGCCTCGCCGCTCGATGCCCCCGAACTGGCCTTGGTGCATGCCGCCATCGAGCACATCCTGCAGGCAAACAACCCGGCGCCTGCAATCGTCATCGACAGCAACTGGAACGTCATCGCCGCAAATGCCAGCACCGGCTTGCTGTTGGCGATGGCGGGCATTGCCGCACAGGCGGCGTCAGGCCTCAACCTGTTGGAAACACTGCTTCAACCCGGCGGCCTGGGTGACCATTTGGCCAATGCAGCGGAGATCCGCGCCGTTGCCTGGCAACGTGCGTCCAGGGAAGCCGCCGGCAACCCGGCGCTGGCAAGGCGCCTGCGCGACCTGCCAGCCCCACGCAACCCCACCCAGGCGACGAGTGCCACGCCGGTGTTGCTGACCCGTGTGAACACCCCGGACGGCGAGCTGAGGTTTCTGTCCACCTTCACCACCTTCGGCATGCCACTGGACATCACCGTGGAATCGCTGCGCATCGAGCACCTGATTCCTGCCGACCCGCTGACGCGGCAAAGGATGCTGGCGGCGTTCGAACAGGGCCATTCGCCGAGTCGGCCTCATCGTTGA
- a CDS encoding MAPEG family protein: protein MSNALAVYALCVVVLFFKMFMVSCYQGFYRLRFVAFTNPEDAAVFKRPAQVAERPEVARGARVWANDLENIPVFFALCGLAIALGTAEGPNAGLSIVFTLARVLHTWAYLAELQPWRTVFYGIGVVCLLGFCVIITARVMNSFAF, encoded by the coding sequence ATGAGCAACGCCTTGGCTGTATACGCGCTGTGTGTGGTCGTGCTGTTCTTCAAGATGTTCATGGTCTCCTGTTACCAGGGTTTTTACCGCTTGCGCTTCGTGGCTTTCACCAATCCGGAGGATGCCGCTGTCTTCAAGCGACCTGCGCAGGTAGCGGAGCGGCCGGAGGTAGCTCGCGGCGCCAGGGTATGGGCCAACGATCTGGAAAATATCCCGGTATTCTTCGCCCTCTGCGGGCTGGCCATTGCCCTAGGTACAGCGGAGGGGCCCAACGCCGGGCTGAGCATCGTGTTCACCCTTGCCAGGGTCCTGCACACATGGGCCTATCTGGCAGAGCTGCAGCCCTGGCGTACCGTGTTTTATGGCATCGGGGTCGTTTGCCTGTTGGGTTTTTGCGTAATTATCACGGCGAGAGTAATGAACTCGTTCGCCTTCTGA